CGGGCACCCACCTCAGTGGCGGTGCGCGCTGCCGCTGCTTCGTCGATGTCGGTGCAGAGCACCTCGGCGCCGGCGGCCACCAGTGCGCGGCACAGCGCCGCGCCGATACCGGAACCCGCGCCGGTGACGATCGCCTGCTTACCGGCGAAAGACGTCATGCGCGATCCGCCTTCGGCTTCTCGCTGGTGTTCACCCCTGGGCCAGCTTCATGACATGACCGAGGATGTCCGGATACCGCTTGAGGTGCGCGCCGCCGTTGAGATCGAGCACCTCGCCGGTCAGCCACGACGCCTGCGGCGAACACAGGAACACCACGGCGGCCGCGATGTCCTCGGGTGTTCCGCTGCGGCCCAGCGCGGTGTTCTCGATGTACTCCTCGACCACACCGGGAATCATCGCCGCGGGATCGGTCAGCGGGGTCTTCACGAATCCCGGCGCGATCGCGTTGACGCGGATGCCGCGCGGACCCATTTCGAGGGCGGCTACCTGCGTCAGCATCGACAGCCCGGCCTTGGCGGAACAGTAGGCGCTCATACCGGCCGCGGGCTGGCGCCCGTTCAGCGATGAGATCGACACCAGCACACCGCCTTCGGGCAGATTGCGGCCGGCGTGCTTGGCGACGATGAACCCGCCGTTGAGGCAGACGTCGACGACGGAGCGGAAGTCCTCGACCGCCAGGTCGGTGATCAGGCCGACATTGCTGAACCCCGCGCAGT
Above is a window of Mycolicibacterium boenickei DNA encoding:
- a CDS encoding SDR family NAD(P)-dependent oxidoreductase, encoding MTTQRVALVIGGASGIGWASAQALAADGCRIVVADRDADGAAARAAQLGPPHTSFYVDVTDEDAVQKLFDAAGPIDIVLNCAGFSNVGLITDLAVEDFRSVVDVCLNGGFIVAKHAGRNLPEGGVLVSISSLNGRQPAAGMSAYCSAKAGLSMLTQVAALEMGPRGIRVNAIAPGFVKTPLTDPAAMIPGVVEEYIENTALGRSGTPEDIAAAVVFLCSPQASWLTGEVLDLNGGAHLKRYPDILGHVMKLAQG